Below is a genomic region from Rana temporaria chromosome 3, aRanTem1.1, whole genome shotgun sequence.
agttgtggggacccctaacagcaaaattatttttgcagcgtgggttgtcagctcccaaggcaagacaagtaatttgtgcccctaacccatggacatttagcgctcccagagtcccttccactcatatggtattaaaaccccttattattttaggatgttccactctctctctttgttcttctttcttaCCCTTTTGTTTCTCTCTATGCCAatttccctctctctagccatgtttcttgttctcttattctttctctccctttttctttgttcctccccctcttttcctctcccatccatgtattctctatttttattatttgtcttagtctttggggggagggggggagaatggggtgagtggcagtgccggcggggagttgggatgagtggcagtgctggtagggggaaagggatgagtggcagtgctggtaggtggaatgggatgagtggcagtgctggggggagttctgatcagccaacttaggtgctcttgatcaaggtcatctgctggtctgagaactgtagtggggacttttaatggcatctataatcacaggtagtgttattcactgtgtctctggtttcactgtgtctccgactttatagcagtgacacctatgccaatatcaggagatagggtctcctccagcccctccctcttcacattcctcaccagtcagctgacctctagtctctgctctccagccatcccatgaactgaatgggcggctgcgaagaggctgagtgggtggccacgggcaccaggaacagcccagctgggcagccgtgGGCTcctggaacagcccagctgggcagccaagAAAAGGCTGGAAGAGCAATGTAGGCTTCAGAAatagcccaggattcagtgacccctggcaattcaccattcgacccccaagggggtcccgacccccaggttgagaaccactgatctaagctGTTAAGTGATGATAGAGAAATGAGGGAATCTTTACATGTATCtttaatatgttttatattttgtaaaaTTGTATTCAATTACTGCTTGTTTTTGGATGTGTAAACAATATTGCCTTCATTACATACGTATACCACCACAAAACATCCACTTATGTCAAAACGTTTATAACTCTTACATCTACAGATGAACACCTCTTTGTCTATGGGGTTTATTCTTCTGGGATTTCAAGAGCTCTATGGTCTACAGAATTATCTCTTCACTTTTTTCCTTTTGATTTACGTTATGACCATATGTGGAAATCTTTTGATCATCACTCTGGTGGTCAACACCAAAAACCTCCAAACTCCCATGTACTTCTTTCTTACCCTACTGTCTTTATCAGACCTTATACTGAGTACAAATATTGTGCCCAAAATGCTTCATGTGGTGGTCAACGTGAGAACTTATATATCTTTTGTTGGCTGCATCACTCAGTTCTACTTCTTCTCATTTTCAGAATGTTTAGAGTGTCTTCTTCTAACAGTCATGTCCTACGATCGCTACTTGGCCATCTGTAACCCCTTAAACTATATTTCCATTATGAATAACATATTGTGCAAGAATCTTATTGTGACATGTTGGATGTTGAGTATTTCTATATCCTTCATCAATGCCCTGTCTCTAGGGTTACTTGAGTTTTGTGGCAGTAATATTATTGACCATTTCTTCTGTGATTACTCCCCTTTGATAGAATTATCATGTTCGGAGACCTCATTAGTTCAGTTGGAGGTTACCCTTCTTAGTTTTCCCGTACTTGTTATTCCTTTTATTATTATCACCTTCTCATACATTCATATTATCAAGATCATTCTAAGGATTCCATCCAATACCGGGAGGCAGAAAGCCTTCTCTACCTGCAGCTCCCACCTCACTGTTGTGTCTACCTATTATGTAACCTTGATCTCTATGTATGGCTTTCCAATCAAAGGACAATCCCTTAAAATAAGCAAAGTCTTATCTCTGCTGTACACGGTGGGGACACCATTAATGAACCCTGTTATATATAGCTTGAGAAACAAAGATATTAAGAATGCCTTTAGAAAGAATTATCAAATGTTTTGTAGAATTGTATCTTAGAATACAATGGGCATGACTTCCCATAATCAGGGCCCtctttaaagccccatacacactatcagttttcctgatggttttctcttcaggtttaccaaaaccatctaatatgaggtcaaaccttaagcgtttcaatttgaatgcaatcaggcaggtccttgtactacatggttttggtaaacctaaagagaaaaccagcaggaaaactgatagggtgtatggggcttaagatggAAAATGTAAACCAATGTCAGCTTTATTTTGAATGTTatcttaaccgcttcagccccagaagaatttacccccttcctgaccagagcactttttgcgatacgacactgcgtcactttaactgacaattgcgctgtcgtgcaatgctgtacccaaacaaaatgtatgtctttttttcctcacaaataaagctttctcttggtggtatttgatcacctctgtgttttttatcttgtgcgctataaacaaaaaaatatcgtaaattttggggaaaaaaacacaatatttttgactttttgctataataaatatcctcaaaaaatataaaaaaaacacattttttttcttactagtaatggcgtcaatctgtgattttttattgtgactgcgatattgcgataaaaatgcactgattactgtgtaaatgctactggtagggaaggggttaaacactaggggacgatcaaagggttaagtgtgtcctagggagtgattctaactgtgggggctgggctacaactgacatgacagagataactgctcccgatgacagggagcagtagatctctgtccagtcactgggcagaacagggaaatgccttgtttacataggcatctccccattctgcctctccatgacacgatcgtgTGCCGTTGGTGAACATCGAGTTCACGGGggcccacgggcacggtcacggagaccgTGGCAGCGTGCGCGCACCCGCCGTGTGGCAAATtcaaggggacatacctgtacgcccatttgcccactgCTGCTattgtgccaacgtatatctgtgtgccgcggttggcaagtggttaatgcactaaGACAATATAGCTTTAATGCACATGGTAATATTATGTACAAAGATGCTGCACTGCCTCTCAGCCCATGTACAAGGTACAGGTTAAAAATGGCCTCAGCCTCGGCTCCCCTCTGGCCACACTCCTTGATGCATTTCACCTCGCCCACAGGGCTTAGTCATAGAACTTAGTAATAACGCTGTAAATAAAACCTGTGGGCAAGGTAAAACATGTTGGGGGCGTGaatgggggggacagaggctaaGGCTATTTTCTATCCTTACCTTGTACATGGGCCGGGTGG
It encodes:
- the LOC120930647 gene encoding olfactory receptor 11L1-like, which encodes MNTSLSMGFILLGFQELYGLQNYLFTFFLLIYVMTICGNLLIITLVVNTKNLQTPMYFFLTLLSLSDLILSTNIVPKMLHVVVNVRTYISFVGCITQFYFFSFSECLECLLLTVMSYDRYLAICNPLNYISIMNNILCKNLIVTCWMLSISISFINALSLGLLEFCGSNIIDHFFCDYSPLIELSCSETSLVQLEVTLLSFPVLVIPFIIITFSYIHIIKIILRIPSNTGRQKAFSTCSSHLTVVSTYYVTLISMYGFPIKGQSLKISKVLSLLYTVGTPLMNPVIYSLRNKDIKNAFRKNYQMFCRIVS